The genomic interval ATGAACCCATATTTATTACCGATACAAATCGTGTCCTGTTTATTGTTAAAAAAGAATCAGCTTTAATAGCAAGAGTAAAGACCTAACATTGGGACTTGCTTTTATATAAAGCACACAATAATGATTTTTGAAATTATAGGAAGGATTCGTGACGTTGAGACCTTTGCAATAGGAACCTCAATCCGCGAGATTAAGCGGTTGCAGAAACGTTTCGGTGCTGGTCGTTGGAGAAAGCGTAAAGGATTTGCAACAGTGCGTCTTTCTGATGGCACAATACATGAAGTTGAATTACATTGGTACGAGGCGCATGGTATAGGCAAAAAAGAAATTAAAATAAAACATTTCTTGGATTAAAAATTATGAAACACCACAAGGTCGAACCAATATTTGCTGTTTGCATTAACAACAAAGACTATGAAGTATCGCTGGAATTGAGAAAAATTTACAAAGTTCTCCATGACGCTAAAGCGGCCGAACATCACTATATAAGAGTCATAGATGAATCAGGAGATGACTACCTATATCCTGAAGATTATTTTATTCCGATTGAGTTGCCCAAGGCTGTAGAAAAAGCGCTGCTGCTGGTATCTTAATCGTATCTGAAATATCACCCGGCAAGGAGGGGTTAGAGTGACCAATCTTTATCGTTGGCGAACGATGTCATTTTGAAACTGTTCCATGACCCCGTTTTGAGGAGAAAATCTATGGAAAAGAAGAGATTACAGTCGGTTCACCCCGGAGAGGTTCTTTTGGAGGAATTTCTCAAACCTATGGGCTTGAGTCAAAACAGAGTTGCACTTAATATCGGTGTTCCTCCCCGGAGAATCAACGAGATTGTACTTCAAAAAAGACGGATAACCGCGGATACTGCTCTCAGACTGGCTCGTTTTTTTGGTACTTCCCCTGAGTTTTGGCTTGGATTACAGGCACAGTACGATTTGGATGTTACTTCTGACGAACTTGGCGAACGCCTCGAACGCGAAGTAAAAGAGTATACAAAGATTGTATAAATTAATATCATGCGAAGAGCATTTCTCCTTGAATTATTATGATAAAAGTCTTTCTATTTCATCATCGGTAAAACCAAATTGTCGGAAAATACGAAGCACATACGGGGGAGAAAGTTCCCCTGCTCCCATATCAATAGGAACAACCCTTTTCTTGCCTTGACAATAGCGAACATATATTCGATGATCTCCTTTGCCCTCCCTGTGAAACATACAGCCTCCACGTTTTAATAGGCGAATTAATTCTTTTGGCTTGAGAGAAGGAACATTTTTAGGCATGTACAGCCCTTAATTCGTATGTTTCTGTGGTTGGTTCTACCCCTTCAACAGTTAAAAATTCGTGGAGTTCTTTAACAGATAATGGTGAAGTATAGATGTCGTTCTCTGTTTTGTGTACGGCATCAAAAGAATCAATGGCCTCTTTAAGTTTTTCAATCGCCTCTTCTTTTGTAATCCCCTGCCCTACAATACCATTTTCCAAACATAAAGCTACCCAATAGTTTCTACTCTTTCGTAACACCATTGTATAAAATTCCATTCCTTTATTCTCCTTAAGTAAGCATAGACGAATATAGCGCTACATGCTGAAGTCCGATATTATCCCAGGAAAAACACTTTCCCAACTCCATGGCGTTATCTGAGATTTTATTTCTCAGGACGGGGTCATGGA from Candidatus Kuenenia stuttgartiensis carries:
- a CDS encoding type II toxin-antitoxin system HicA family toxin; protein product: MPKNVPSLKPKELIRLLKRGGCMFHREGKGDHRIYVRYCQGKKRVVPIDMGAGELSPPYVLRIFRQFGFTDDEIERLLS
- a CDS encoding HigA family addiction module antitoxin: MEKKRLQSVHPGEVLLEEFLKPMGLSQNRVALNIGVPPRRINEIVLQKRRITADTALRLARFFGTSPEFWLGLQAQYDLDVTSDELGERLEREVKEYTKIV
- a CDS encoding type II toxin-antitoxin system HicB family antitoxin; this translates as MEFYTMVLRKSRNYWVALCLENGIVGQGITKEEAIEKLKEAIDSFDAVHKTENDIYTSPLSVKELHEFLTVEGVEPTTETYELRAVHA